The DNA segment TGGATAAGATTATTCACCATCATCGCCGCCTTAAAGCTGAAGCAGGAAAACTGCCTTATGGTAAAGCCAGTTATATGCCACTCGTGGGCAAATTTATGGCCAGTGAAACGGCGCTTAACTGCTCAATGAGCGTTGCTCGTATGGCGCTTAAGATATTGCCAGGTAGCCTATTAAAACCATTCTCAGGCGCTTGGGGTAAATACCGTGAGCTACCAGTGGCACCAAACTCAAGCTTCGAAGCTTGGTTTAAGAAGAACAGAGGGTAAAACATGTCCAGTAAACACGACATTCTAAACGCGCTAAAGAGCGCGGCGATTGCACCTCAAGCCATGCCTGTTATCAAGGTTGCACCGCGAATTGATGACTTAGTTGGTCAGTTTGAAGCCAGCCTTAATACCGTAGCTGGCACGTTGCACCGTGAAGGTGGCCTAGCTAAATTACAGGCACAAGTTGATGAGCAGATTGCACAGGGCATGCAGATCATCTCTATGCTTGATGGCATTAAAGGCAACCGCGAGGTGACTGATACGGCTCACCAGCTGAGAGATATCGATTACGCGGTGATCCCTGGAGACTTAGGCGTCGCTGAAAATGGCGCTATCTGGGTTAACAACAAAAACCTTGGCCACCGCGTCACGCCCTTTATCTGTGAAAACTTATTCTTAGTGCTAGAGGCTAAAACGATAGTGGCTAACATGCATCAAGCCGCCAGTAAGCTAACTCTTGATTCCGGTGAGTTTGGTACCTTTATCGCAGGTCCATCAAAGACGGCCGATATCGAGCAAGCCTTGGTTGTCGGTGCCCACGGCGCGTGTAGCTTAAACGTATACTTGGTTTAATCAATATTAAACTGGTACGAAAAAGCCCTAATTGCTATTAGGGCTTTATTAAGCTATTTCAGAACGCGATATACGCACTGATTAGCATTACCTTTTCTTTTTCTCGATATAGTAGTCTAACTGAACTTTCACCTCTTTTGCTTCAACAGCTTTTCCATCAACAAACTTAGGCGCATAACGCCACTGTTTTAATGCTAAAAGCGATTCTGTTGCAAATTTTTCTCCGCCAATAGTATCAAGAACAACAGGGTCTTTAACAAAACCCATTTCATCAATAGTAAAACTTAGCTGGGCAGAGCCACTTTTGCCAGCCCTAGCATAAGATATTGGATAATCAGGATTTTTACGAAACAGTGGCGTCGGCTCAATATCTTCCTTCCATGGCTTCATATTACCTATCGCTATACAGTGTTGAGTCGATTTTTCACTTTCGCCATCAAGCTCATAAATCTGTACTAACTTGGCATGAGCTGC comes from the Shewanella halifaxensis HAW-EB4 genome and includes:
- a CDS encoding LutC/YkgG family protein, translating into MSSKHDILNALKSAAIAPQAMPVIKVAPRIDDLVGQFEASLNTVAGTLHREGGLAKLQAQVDEQIAQGMQIISMLDGIKGNREVTDTAHQLRDIDYAVIPGDLGVAENGAIWVNNKNLGHRVTPFICENLFLVLEAKTIVANMHQAASKLTLDSGEFGTFIAGPSKTADIEQALVVGAHGACSLNVYLV